The region GGGTTTTTCAACGATGATTTTCCGGCACCGTTTGGAAACATGGCTAACGCTTTCCGGGTAGACCTCCGGGAAACCGAGAACGAATACATCGTCGAAGCCGATTTGCCAGGCGTAAAAAAGGGTGATATTACCCTGCGATATGAAAACCAGTACCTAACTATTTCAGCCAAACGGGATGAGACTCAGGAAGTAAAGGACGAGAGTTATGTCCGCAGGGAGAGACGATACGGGCAATTCCAGAGGAGTATCTATATCGATAATGTCATGGACGACAAGATCGACGCGAAATTTAATGATGGGGTACTTACAGTCACCTTGCCTAAACGGGATAAGACCCAAAGACAGCAAAGTAACATTCAAATACATTAAGCCACAATGAATGCTGTACCAGTTGTTGGTACAGCATTTTTGCGAGTTTTCCCTGCTGCGGTCATAACCGCAGTGGGCAAACATCTTTACTTTAAGTGAGTGGATGCGGTAAAACAGGAATCATTTGAACCGAATAGAAACATTTATGCGAGCATAGAAAACAAACGCGCAGTACTTGTAATACTGATGGTGAGACTTTGCGATGGCTTGCATAATGGGCTTGGGACTTTGGGTCGACTGGCTATGGATGATGTTTCTGGAAGAGCCTTTGCTTGCCCCACGGTTTGCACCAGTGACTGAGAAAGGATGGAAAAAGCTGCGTTACTTTTTGCTGGGTGCAGCGTTTATGGAAATAAATACGGTAGTGAGGCGGCGGAAAGTATGAAGCGAGGCTGGATTACAGGGTTTTTACGGACGGCAATGATTTTGACATTGGCTTATTGGCCCGGTGTGGCGATAGTTAACTGAAATGATTTTATGAAGGAGTGTGCGGGCGGTTCATGTGTTATCAAAGGATTGTTTTGACGCTTGCGATTATATTACTCACGGGGATTGCATTTCCTGCCCTGGGGTTGGCCGGCAATGGGGAAAACACTACGACTGGGCAGAATAGAGTTGTTTCCGGGAACAATGAATTTGCTTTTGAACTTTATAATCAAATCGCCATGGTGGAGAAAGATAAAAATGTATTCCTTTCTCCGTTTAGCATTTCGTCTGCCTTAGCCATGACTTATGCCGGCAGCAGAGGGGAAACTGAAAGGCAGATGGCGCGTACTCTGCATTTTGCTTTGCCTCAGGATGATATCCCCAAGTACTTTTCCTTGCTTTGCGC is a window of Selenomonadales bacterium 4137-cl DNA encoding:
- a CDS encoding Hsp20/alpha crystallin family protein; its protein translation is MFGLVPFRNKNLPARDYFDQLMHGFFNDDFPAPFGNMANAFRVDLRETENEYIVEADLPGVKKGDITLRYENQYLTISAKRDETQEVKDESYVRRERRYGQFQRSIYIDNVMDDKIDAKFNDGVLTVTLPKRDKTQRQQSNIQIH